The following coding sequences are from one Eucalyptus grandis isolate ANBG69807.140 chromosome 11, ASM1654582v1, whole genome shotgun sequence window:
- the LOC104426275 gene encoding protein DELETION OF SUV3 SUPPRESSOR 1(I), whose protein sequence is MAAERKAAAGDARSDLFEDDDEFEEFEIDEEFDAQEEVKEATQQWEDDWDDDDVNDDFSLQLRTELESAAKS, encoded by the exons ATGGCGGCCGAGCGGAAAGCCGCGGCGGGGGACGCGAGGAGCGATTTGTTCGAGGACGACGACGAGTTCGAGGAGTTCGAGATCGACGAAG AGTTTGATGCTCAGGAAGAGGTAAAAGAAGCTACCCAGCAGTGGGAAGATGATTGGGATGATGACGATGTGAACGATGATTTTTCTCTGCAGCTAAGGACAGAACTGGAAAGTGCTGCCAAGAGCTGA
- the LOC104426277 gene encoding aldehyde dehydrogenase family 2 member B4, mitochondrial — protein MAARRISSLLSRSLSASSGCSSLLLSRGKNPGSRRSIPRFSTAAAAAALEELVIPPVQVCHTQLLINGQFVDSASGKTFPAYDPRTAEVIAHVAEGDGEDVDRAVAAARKAFDEGPWPKMTPYERCRILLRFADLVEKHSEELAALETWNNGKPYEQALHSEIPSMARLFRYYAGWADKIHGMTVPADGNYHMQTLHEPIGVAGQIIPWNFPLVLFSWKVGPALACGNTVVLKSAEQTPLTALYAAKLLHEAGLPPGVLNVVSGYGPTAGAALASHMNVDKLSFTGSTHTGKIVLELAARSNLKPVTLELGGKSPFIICEDADIDEAVEAAHFAIFFNQGQCCCAGSRTYVHERIYDEFLEKAKARAMKRVVGDPFKKGVEQGPQIDVEQFEKILRYIKLGVESNATLECGGERFGSKGFFIQPTVFSNVKDDMTIAQDEIFGPVQSILKFKDLDEVVRRANATAYGLAAGVYTKNIDTANTLTRALRAGTVWVNCYDVFDAAIPFGGYKMSGIGREKGIYGLNSYLQVKAVVTPLKNPAWL, from the exons ATGGCGGCTCGCAGGATATCGTCGTTGCTCTCTCGCTCCCTCTCTGCTTCTTCTGGGTGTTcttctctgcttctctctcGAG GGAAAAATCCGGGCTCGAGAAGGAGTATCCCCAGGTTCAGCACGGCTGCGGCCGCGGCTGCGCTTGAGGAGCTAGTCATCCCGCCCGTTCAAGTCTGTCACACACAACTTTTGATCAACGGTCAATTTGTTGATTCGGCCTCAG GGAAAACATTCCCGGCCTATGACCCACGAACTGCAGAGGTGATTGCCCATGTCGCTGAGGGTGACGGTGAGGATGTTGACAGGGCGGTGGCTGCCGCTCGGAAAGCATTTGATGAGGGGCCATGGCCAAAGATGACTCCTTAT GAAAGGTGTAGGATCCTGCTGCGCTTCGCCGATTTGGTTGAGAAACATAGCGAGGAGCTTGCTGCACTAGAGACATGGAACAATGGAAAGCCTTATGAGCAGGCTCTTCACTCAGAAATCCCATCAATGGCGCGTCTCTTTCGTTATTATGCCG GTTGGGCGGACAAAATACATGGAATGACTGTTCCGGCCGATGGGAATTACCACATGCAGACACTGCATGAACCGATCGGTGTTGCAGGACAGATTATTCCATGGAACTTTCCGCTGGTCCTGTTTTCTTGGAAAGTCGGGCCTGCTCTTGCTTGTGGTAACACTGTCGTCCTTAAATCCGCTGAGCAGACGCCTTTGACTGCTCTATATGCTGCAAAGCTACTGCATGAG GCTGGTCTTCCACCGGGCGTCCTGAACGTCGTTTCTGGCTACGGTCCAACTGCCGGTGCTGCCCTTGCAAGCCATATGAATGTGGACAAG CTCTCCTTCACAGGATCAACTCATACTGGTAAAATTGTCCTTGAACTGGCTGCAAGGAGCAATCTTAAGCCGGTGACTTTGGAACTCGGAGGAAAGTCACCTTTCATCATATGTGAAGACGCGGACATTGATGAGGCCGTTGAGGCTGCACACTTTGCTATCTTCTTTAATCAG GGGCAATGTTGTTGTGCTGGGTCACGTACCTATGTGCATGAACGAATTTACGATGAGTTCTTGGAGAAGGCGAAAGCTCGCGCTATGAAACGCGTGGTGGGCGATCCCTTCAAAAAGGGTGTCGAGCAAGGTCCCCAG ATTGATGTGGAGCAATTCGAGAAAATCCTAAGATACATAAAATTAGGCGTCGAAAGCAATGCGACCCTCGAGTGTGGAGGCGAAAGATTCGGGTCCAAAGGCTTCTTCATACAGCCAACAGTTTTTTCCAATGTCAAG GATGATATGACAATAGCGCAGGATGAGATCTTCGGCCCTGTTCAATCGATCCTGAAATTTAA GGACCTCGATGAAGTGGTACGGCGGGCGAACGCGACGGCCTATGGCCTTGCAGCGGGGGTCTATACCAAGAACATCGACACGGCCAACACCCTGACCCGGGCACTGAGGGCCGGGACCGTGTGGGTCAACTGCTACGACGTGTTCGACGCTGCCATCCCGTTCGGTGGGTACAAGATGAGCGGGATCGGCAGGGAGAAGGGTATCTACGGCCTCAACAGCTACTTGCAGGTGAAGGCTGTGGTGACTCCTCTCAAGAACCCGGCATGGCTATAG
- the LOC104426276 gene encoding RING-H2 finger protein ATL74 translates to MVRAVPVKCLNQASNAQGKTKPTLVTKSHLQVAAFAHLTPQVSRTTLVVLTCFLKAAQFLPPLQSSMVMEIIISVVLLFMGIAVLVVIHVCIVGRAFREGGGFSRGLVQRNSNSAASKLSSEDLKKLPCFEYGSGDKASDRDEDCAVCLENFKAGEKCRLLPNCKHCFHAQCIDSWLLKTAICPVCRTGIAPPESSASLLEEGRIEHNALVELT, encoded by the exons ATGGTCCGTGCAGTGCCGGTTAAATGCCTTAATCAGGCCAGCAACGCCCAAG GGAAGACAAAACCAACACTTGTAACAAAGAGCCACCTTCAGGTTGCTGCTTTCGCCCACCTAACTCCACAGGTCTCACGCACAACACTTGTGGTGCTCACTTGCTTCCTCAAGGCTGCTCAGTTTCTGCCTCCTCTTCAA TCTAGTATGGTAATGGAAATAATCATCTCTGTGGTCTTGCTGTTCATGGGCATCGCGGTCTTGGTGGTGATTCATGTGTGCATAGTAGGGAGAGCATTCCGGGAAGGAGGAGGATTCAGTAGAGGACTGGTGCAGAGAAACAGCAACTCCGCGGCCTCGAAATTGTCGAGCGAAGACTTGAAGAAGCTGCCTTGCTTCGAGTACGGTTCGGGGGACAAGGCTTCCGACAGGGACGAGGACTGTGCAGTGTGCTTGGAGAATTTCAAAGCGGGCGAAAAGTGCAGGCTATTGCCTAACTGCAAGCACTGCTTCCATGCTCAATGTATAGATTCGTGGTTGTTGAAGACGGCCATTTGTCCCGTTTGTAGGACCGGCATAGCTCCTCCAGAAAGCAGTGCCAGTTTGTTGGAGGAAGGTCGTATAGAGCATAATGCTCTCGTCGAACTCACGTAG
- the LOC104427821 gene encoding transcription factor bHLH162, whose protein sequence is MNKSTSNNQSLKVERKTLEKNRRIRMNILCSKLASLIPQHHITTSKESLPRQDQLDQAASYITQLKERIDGLKLRKEQAVLQSEGIDTSSSLTSSIDQKAKLGFVPPVFQLRDHGLGLEVILISGRRKNFMLYEVIRILEEEGAEVVSASFSVVGDKIFHTLNAQVRLCRVGVETTRVYERLKELIH, encoded by the exons ATGAACAAAAGCACAAGCAACAATCAGTCGCTGAAAGTAGAGCGCAAAACTTTGGAGAAAAACCGAAGAATTCGTATGAATATTCTCTGCTCCAAGCTTGCTTCCCTCATTCCTCAACACCATATCACCACTTctaag GAATCGCTGCCGCGGCAAGATCAGCTGGATCAAGCTGCATCATACATAACGCAGTTGAAAGAAAGGATTGATGGGTTGAAACTGAGGAAGGAACAAGCAGTACTGCAGTCCGAAGGAATTGACACAAGCAGCTCTTTGACTTCATCGATTGATCAGAAGGCCAAACTAGGGTTCGTGCCTCCTGTGTTTCAACTGAGAGACCATGGATTAGGTCTGGAAGTGATCTTGATCAGTGGGAGGAGGAAGAACTTCATGTTGTATGAAGTGATCAGAATTCTCGAGGAAGAAGGAGCTGAGGTTGTCAGTGCCAGCTTTTCTGTTGTCGGTGATAAGATCTTCCACACACTCAATGCTCAG GTGAGATTATGTAGAGTTGGAGTAGAGACCACAAGGGTATATGAGAGATTGAAAGAATTGATCCACTAA
- the LOC104427822 gene encoding transcription factor bHLH162, with protein MNKSTSNNQSLKVERKTVEKNRRIRMNILCSKLASLIPQHHITTSKESLSRQDQLDQATSYITQLKERIDGLKLRKEQAILQSEGIDTSSSLTSSIDQKAKLGFVPPVFQLRDHGLGLDVILISGRRKNFMLYEVIRILEEEGAEVVSASFSVVGDKIFHTLHAQVRLCRVGVETTRVYERLKELIH; from the exons ATGAACAAAAGCACAAGCAACAATCAGTCGCTGAAAGTAGAGCGCAAAACTGTGGAGAAAAACAGAAGAATTCGCATGAATATTCTCTGCTCCAAGCTTGCTTCCCTCATTCCTCAACACCATATCACCACTTctaag GAATCGCTGTCGCGGCAAGATCAGCTGGATCAAGCTACATCATACATAACGCAGTTGAAAGAAAGGATTGATGGGTTGAAACTGAGGAAGGAACAAGCAATACTGCAGTCTGAAGGAATTGACACAAGCAGCTCTTTGACTTCATCGATTGATCAGAAGGCCAAACTAGGGTTCGTGCCTCCTGTGTTTCAACTGAGAGACCATGGATTAGGTCTGGATGTGATCTTGATCAGTGGGAGGAGGAAGAACTTCATGTTGTATGAAGTGATCAGAATTCTCGAGGAAGAAGGAGCTGAGGTTGTCAGTGCCAGCTTTTCTGTTGTCGGTGATAAGATCTTCCACACACTCCATGCTCAG GTGAGACTATGTAGAGTTGGAGTAGAGACCACAAGGGTATATGAGAGATTGAAAGAATTGATCCACTGA